AAGATAGCCGTTTCCAAGCCCCTGCGCTATGCCAAGGGTTCCCGTATTTGCATCCACTACGGAAAAGACGCATTTAGGATTGGTAACAGGGATAACTTTCGCATTATTATTTCCTTCGTAAACAACCCTTCCAACAACACCGCTGTAAGAGATAACTCCGTCTCCCACCTTAATCCCGTCTTTCTTCCCTTTATTTATACGAAGACTGTCCCACCACCCTTCTATCCCGTGAAGCGTGATGGATGCGGGGATGGATTTTTTGGATATGGTGTCTTTTAAAAATAAAAGGGCTTTTAGTTTTTCATTTTCTATTTTATAAGCTCTGTATTTATTTAATTTATATTTAATGATTTTTATTCTGGCTTTAAGCAATTTATTATCGCTTTTGACGGACAGGATATTTAAATAATTTCCATATAATCTTTGGGAAATATTTAACGGATAGTCTGCCGCTTTATATATATTATATAAAGAGTTATTTATAAAATTAGAAAACAAGCCGCCAAATTTAAAACCGCTGATAGAGAGGATATATAAGGAAACGGATATTGCAACGACTGCAAATAGGACTATCACATCCTTATACTTTTTAATCTTTACATTCTTAAAAAATTTTCCCACAACTAATTCTCAAGCATTATATCTTTTAACACATTAATTTCGTTTAATGCTTTGCCTGCCCCCCTTACAACGCATGTAAGCGGATCGTCGGCTATTATAACAGGAAGCTCGGTATGTTCCCTTATAAGTACATCGATGTTTTTTAAAAGAGCCCCCCCGCCGGCAAGAACGATTCCCCTGTCAACGATATCGGACGAAAGCTCCGGCGGTATATTTTCAAGGGTGGTTCTTATTGCATCGACTATCTGACCAGCCGGTTCCGATATTGCTTCCAGTACTTCCGACGATGTTATCTCGATAATTTTAGGTATTCCGCTAACCAGGTCCCTCCCCTTTATATTCATTTTCGATTCTTCTTCGACGGGATAGACCGTTCCTATCGTCATTTTTACGAGCTCGGCGGTTCTATCTCCTATAAGCAGGTTATACTTTTTCTTAACATACTGTATAATGGCATCGTCTATCTTGTCGCCCCCGACCCTGAGCGATTTAGCGTAAACTATACCCGACATAGAAATCACGGCAACCTCCGTTGTGCCTCCACCGATATCGACTATCATATTGCCGGCGGCTTCCGTAATTGGAAGTCCCGCTCCAATGGCGGCGGCAACAGGTTCTTCCAGAAGGTAAACGACCCTTGCCCCGGCGGCTTCCGCTGATTCTTTAACGGCTCTTCTTTCGACGGCGGTAATACCTGAAGGAATTGCCACGATAACCCGCGGCCTTATCATAGTCTTTCTGTTATGAATCTTTCTTATAAAATATTTAAGCATGGCTTCGACAACCTCGAAATCGGCAATCACGCCGTCTTTCATAGGCCTGATCGCAACAATGTTTCCGGGCGTTCTGCCAAGCATTTTTTTAGCGTCTTTTCCCACGGAAAGAATCTTTTTATCCCCCCGCGAATCGATATGGACCGCAACAACGGACGGTTCGTTTGAAACAACGCCTTTATCTTTAACATAAATAAGCGTATTTGCGGTACCGAGGTCAACCGCAAGGTCGTTGCTGAATAAGCCGATTAAATTGTCAATAAACATAACATTCCCTCTTTATCATATAAAATAGAATTTTTTTGATTTTTATCCAAATATCTTTTAGATGTTATACTATCTTATCTTTTTTGGCAACAAAAAAGTTAATTTTGATTTTTAATGTCAGTTTTGCTAATATGAATAGCTATGGAAAAAATTTTAGTTTCGGATATAAAAGAAAATCAAAAAGTCGAATCTATTTTTCTTGTTAAAAGCAAATCCCATGCGACCGGAAAAACGGGAAAGCCTTATATCTATCTCAAACTATCCGATAAAACGGGTGAAATTAAGGGATACATTTGGGATAACATCGAAAAATACAATGAACTCTTTGATGCCGGA
This is a stretch of genomic DNA from Candidatus Acidulodesulfobacterium ferriphilum. It encodes these proteins:
- a CDS encoding rod shape-determining protein, which codes for MFIDNLIGLFSNDLAVDLGTANTLIYVKDKGVVSNEPSVVAVHIDSRGDKKILSVGKDAKKMLGRTPGNIVAIRPMKDGVIADFEVVEAMLKYFIRKIHNRKTMIRPRVIVAIPSGITAVERRAVKESAEAAGARVVYLLEEPVAAAIGAGLPITEAAGNMIVDIGGGTTEVAVISMSGIVYAKSLRVGGDKIDDAIIQYVKKKYNLLIGDRTAELVKMTIGTVYPVEEESKMNIKGRDLVSGIPKIIEITSSEVLEAISEPAGQIVDAIRTTLENIPPELSSDIVDRGIVLAGGGALLKNIDVLIREHTELPVIIADDPLTCVVRGAGKALNEINVLKDIMLEN
- the mreC gene encoding rod shape-determining protein MreC, with translation MGKFFKNVKIKKYKDVIVLFAVVAISVSLYILSISGFKFGGLFSNFINNSLYNIYKAADYPLNISQRLYGNYLNILSVKSDNKLLKARIKIIKYKLNKYRAYKIENEKLKALLFLKDTISKKSIPASITLHGIEGWWDSLRINKGKKDGIKVGDGVISYSGVVGRVVYEGNNNAKVIPVTNPKCVFSVVDANTGTLGIAQGLGNGYLKMRFVFNSQKVEVGDEILTSGLGGIFTSGINVGKVSSVKRRGYKIFQRITIIPHKNLFNAKHVLVEE